The Bradyrhizobium guangxiense genomic sequence GGCGAGCGCCTCGTCATCGGTCGCGGAGAGATAATTGACGCGGCCGACCTCGTGCAGCCAAGAATGCTCGGGGCCGATGCCGGGATAGTCGAGGCCGGCCGAGATCGAATGCGCGTCCTGAATCTGGCCGTCAGCATCCATCAAGAGATAGGTGCGGTTGCCATGCAGCACGCCGGGACGGCCGCCCGCGATCGAGGCCGCGTGGAGCTGCGTCAGCCCGTGGCCCGCCGCTTCGACGCCAAAAATTTCGACGCTGGGATCGTCGAGGAAGGGATGGAACAGGCCCATCGCGTTGGAGCCGCCGCCGATGCAGGCAACCAGCGAATCCGGCAGGCGGCCCTCGATCTCCTGCATCTGCGCCCTGGTCTCGTTGCCGATGATCGACTGGAAGTCGCGCACCAAGGTCGGATAGGGATGCGGGCCGGCCACCGTGCCGATGCAGTAGAAGGTGTTGTGCACGTTGGTGACCCAGTCGCGCAGCGCCTCGTTCATGGCGTCCTTGAGCGTGCGCGTGCCCGACTGCACTGGCATCACCTTGGCGCCCAGCATCTCCATGCGGATGACGTTGGGCTGCTGCCGCTCGACGTCGACAGCGCCCATATAGACCACGCATTCGAGCCCGAAGCGCGCGCACAGCGTCGCGGTGGCAACGCCATGCTGGCCCGCGCCGGTCTCGGCGATGATGCGCTTCTTGCCCATGCGCCGCGCCAGCATGATCTGACCGAGCACGTTGTTCACCTTGTGCGAGCCGGTGTGGTTGAGCTCTTCGCGCTTGAGGTAGATCTTTGCGCCGCCGAGATGCTCGGTCAGGCGCTCGGCGTAATAGAGCGGCGACGGCCGGCCGACATAGTTCTTGAGATAGCCGTTCATCTCGGCCTGGAACGCCGGATCGGCCTTGGCCGCGGTGTAGGCCTTCTCGAGATCGAGGATCAGCGGCATCAGCGTTTCGGCGACGAAGCGTCCGCCGAAAATGCCGAAATGGCCGCGCTCATCGGGACCGCTGCGGTAGGAGTTTGGTTTGGCGATGTTCATCGGACGCTCAACTCTTGACTGGCGCGCGCGGCGCGGATGAAGGCCTTGATCATGTCCGGATCCTTGACGCCGGGAGCGCTCTCGATGCCGGAGGACACATCGACGCCGCCGGCGCGGGTGACGCGAAGGGCCTCAGCGAGGTTTTCGGCATGCAGCCCGCCCGAGACCATGTAGGGCAATTTGAGATCGAGGTTTTCCAGGAGGTGCCAGTCGAAGGGCGCCCCGAGGCCGCCGGGCCGCGTCGCATCCTTCGGCGCGCGCGCGTCGAACAGAATGCGGTCGGCCACTGCGGCATAGCCGGGCAGCACGGCGAGATCGGCTGAATTCGCGACCGGGACCGCCTTCATCACCGGGCGGCCGAAGCGTTGCTTGATGTCGCGCAGCCGCGCGACGCTCTCCTGGCCGTGGAGCTGGAAGATGTCCGGCGCGAGCGCATCCATGATGTTGTCGAGCGTCGCATCGTCGGCATCGACGGTGAGCGCCACCTTGAGCGCACGCCCCTTCACCTGGCGGCCGAGGTCGCGGCCGAGCGCCAGGGATAGGTGCCGCGGTGACGGCGGGAAGAACACGAACCCCACCATGTCGGCACCGGCGTCGAGCGCGACGTCGAGCGTCTCGCGCGTGGACAGGCCGCAGATTTTGACGAGCAGGGACATGGTCTCAAAGCAAGAGGAGGCCGCGGGTCCGCGGCCGGAAAACGAGGTTTTCGATTGCGGCCGCTTCTACAACGTCGCGCGCTGCTTGTCTCGCCCGATGGGCCCGTAAAGCCCCACCCCGGAGGGAACGGGAAGGCGCTGGGGCTCGGGCCTTGCCGCGGCCGCCTGGGCCCGCAGATCGGCCAGCTCGCCCCTGGCGGCCCGGGCCTCCGCCTCATGCCGGCGCGCTGCCCGGCGCCAGTGCCGCTGGCCGAACCAGACCGCACAACCGCCGGCGAAGACCCCGATGGCGGCCACCAGGATCAGCAGCAGGAACAGCGGCAACGTGACCGAGAGTGACGGGTCGTCCGAAATGAAGGGATCGAACGAGACCGTGACGAAATGCCGGTTGGCGACGGCAAACGCCACCAGGATCAGGCCCAGCGGAATCACGATCAGCGCGGTCAGGAACTTTCGCATCGCGATCGCTCGTCTTGAATCAAGCTTGCTGCCGCATCATGCGGCCGTTCGGTTAAGCCCGGGCGACAGCGGATACCTTAATCGGGCGCGCCGGGGTCCGGATGGTCGCGGTTCAACCGCTCGCGCATTTCCTTGCCGGTCTTGAAGAACGGAACGCTCTTCTGGTCGACGGGCACATGGGCGCCAGTGCGCGGATTGCGCCCGGCGCGTGCGGGGCGATGCTTGACCGAGAAGGCACCGAAACCGCGCAGCTCGACGCGATCACCGCGTGCGAGGGCCGCTACGATCTCTTCGAGAATCGCATTCACAATGTTCTCGACATCCCGCTGGTACAGATGCGGGTTGTGCTCGGCGATACGCTGAACAAGTTCGGATTTGATCATCGAGAGATAGGACCCGGGAGCGTGCGGATAACCATTTCCGTGAAAATACCGTGATCTGTCAAGACGCTAAATCAAGGTTGAGCGTCGTGAAAATGCGTGACAAATGCCGAAAAAGCGTGCTGTCCCGACGCCCGTCAGACGGGAAAACCCTGGTACGCTCGCCCAGCCGCCTCAGTTTGAGGTGGCCGGTTGCCACAGGGCCAGCATTCCATCCATTCCGAACCGGTCGACCGCCTGCGCAACGCCAGTTTGCCCGATTTGGTGCGCAATCGAGCCCAAACCGAGCGCTTCCAGCGTGACAGCCGCCGCCGTCTTGAGGAACGGCAGGTCGCCAAAGCGCGGCTGAAGCTTGTAGTCGCGTACCGGCAGACCCTTCTTGACGCTCTTGTGCTCGACCAGCCAGCTCACCGCCGTCTTCTCGTCGCCGATCTGGTCGACCAGCTTGAGATCGATCGCCTGGCGGCCGGTGAAGACGCGGCCGTCGGCCACTTTCTCGAGCTGCGTGTCATCCATGCCACGCCGATCCTTCACCAATCCCCTGAACCAGGCGTAGGAATCCTTCACCAGCGCATCGAGCGCGGCCCGCGCCTCGGGACTGGTCGGCTCAAAGCCGTTGGGCGCGGCCTTCAGCGGCGACGACTTCACCTCCTCGACCTTGACGCCGATGGTCTTCAGGAGCTCGGAGACGTTGGGATATTGGAACAGCACACCGATCGACCCGACCAGCGAGCTCTGCTGGGCGATGATGTGATCGCTCGCAATCGCGGTGATGTAGCCGCCGGAGGCCGCAAGGCCCTCGACCACCACGACGAGCGGCTTCTTCGCCTTCAACCGGACGAGTGAATCGTAGAGCTGCTCGGAGCCGGCGGTGGTGCCGCCCGGCGAGTTGATGTGAACGATGACGGCCGCGGCCTGCGAATTCTCAAGCCGCTCCAGCGCCTGCGTGCGATCGGAATCGCTGCGGATCAATCCATCGATCTGGACCCGCGCGATCGAGCCGGCGGATACGAAGCTGCCGCGCGCGCCGGGCGTCGCAATCAGCGCAAAGCTTGCGATCGCCGCGATCGCGATCAGCGCGGCCATGACGCGCCAGAACGTCAGCTTGCGACGGATCCGTCGGCGATCGACGATGATGTCCGAATCGAGCGACATCGGAATATCTCCAAATGAAAGCTAGGCGCGTTGTGCCGTCACGGCGTGACCAACGGCTTATCTGGATACATCAATTGCGGCGCAATTTGAAGAAAACAAGGCCTCTTGAGGCCACAGCAAGTCGCCACAAACTCCATCGTCATCCCCGCGAACGCCGGGATCCATAACCACAGGAAGCAGCCGTCGCGCGAGCTGGCAACTGCGAGTCTTCGCCAAACTTCTCCTTGGGGTTATGGGTCCCGGATCGGCGCTCCGCTTGTCCGGGACGACAGTTGTATATGCGGCAGCAAACAAAAAAGCCCCGGCTCGCGCCGGGGCTTCGATGTCAGCAAAACTTGCGTTTCGCTTACTTGCTGTCGCGGTTCTTGAGCGCGGTGCCCAGGATGTCGCCGAGCGTCGCACCCGAATCGGAGGAGCCGTACTGCGCGATGGCTTCCTTCTCTTCGGCGACTTCGAGCGCCTTGATCGACACCTGGACCTTGCGGGCCTTCTTGTCGAACTGGATCACGCGGGCATCGACCTTCTCGCCGACGGCGAAGCGTTCGGCACGCTGGTCGTTGCGGTCACGCGCGAGCTCGGAGCGCTTGATGAAGGTCGAGAAGTCGGTACCGGCGATCTTCACCTCGATACCGCTTTCCTTCACTTCGAGCACTTCGCAGGTCACGACCGCGCCCTTCTTGACATCGCCCGGCTCGGCGAAGGGATCGCCTTCGAGCTGCTTGATGCCGAGCGAGATGCGCTCCTTCTCGACGTCCACATCGAGCACCACGGCCTTCACCATGTCGCCCTTCTTGTAGTTGTCGATCACCTGCTCGCCCGGAAGCTTCCAGTCGAGGTCGGAGAGATGGACCATGCCGTCGACGTCGCCTTCGAGGCCCAGGAACAGACCGAACTCGGTCTTGTTCTTGACCTCGCCCTCGACCACCGAACCGGTCGGGTGACCTTCGACGAAGACCTCCCACGGGTTGCGCATGGTTTGCTTGAGGCCGAGCGAGATGCGGCGCTTGACGGAATCGACTTCCAGCACCTGCACTTCGACCTCCTGCGAGGTCGAAACGATCTTGCCGGGGTGCATGTTCTTCTTGGTCCACGACATCTCGGAGACGTGGATCAGGCCTTCGATGCCCGGCTCGAGCTCGACGAACGCACCGTAGTCGGTGATGTTGGTGACGCGGCCGGTGAAGCGGGCACCCAGCGGGTACTTGGCTTCGATGCCCTGCCACGGATCG encodes the following:
- the trpB gene encoding tryptophan synthase subunit beta, whose protein sequence is MNIAKPNSYRSGPDERGHFGIFGGRFVAETLMPLILDLEKAYTAAKADPAFQAEMNGYLKNYVGRPSPLYYAERLTEHLGGAKIYLKREELNHTGSHKVNNVLGQIMLARRMGKKRIIAETGAGQHGVATATLCARFGLECVVYMGAVDVERQQPNVIRMEMLGAKVMPVQSGTRTLKDAMNEALRDWVTNVHNTFYCIGTVAGPHPYPTLVRDFQSIIGNETRAQMQEIEGRLPDSLVACIGGGSNAMGLFHPFLDDPSVEIFGVEAAGHGLTQLHAASIAGGRPGVLHGNRTYLLMDADGQIQDAHSISAGLDYPGIGPEHSWLHEVGRVNYLSATDDEALAAFQLLSKLEGIIPALEPAHAIAKVMELAPKRPRDHLMVVNLSGRGDKDVPQVGDILRGKSK
- a CDS encoding phosphoribosylanthranilate isomerase, which gives rise to MSLLVKICGLSTRETLDVALDAGADMVGFVFFPPSPRHLSLALGRDLGRQVKGRALKVALTVDADDATLDNIMDALAPDIFQLHGQESVARLRDIKQRFGRPVMKAVPVANSADLAVLPGYAAVADRILFDARAPKDATRPGGLGAPFDWHLLENLDLKLPYMVSGGLHAENLAEALRVTRAGGVDVSSGIESAPGVKDPDMIKAFIRAARASQELSVR
- a CDS encoding lipopolysaccharide assembly protein LapA domain-containing protein, with the protein product MRKFLTALIVIPLGLILVAFAVANRHFVTVSFDPFISDDPSLSVTLPLFLLLILVAAIGVFAGGCAVWFGQRHWRRAARRHEAEARAARGELADLRAQAAAARPEPQRLPVPSGVGLYGPIGRDKQRATL
- a CDS encoding integration host factor subunit beta: MIKSELVQRIAEHNPHLYQRDVENIVNAILEEIVAALARGDRVELRGFGAFSVKHRPARAGRNPRTGAHVPVDQKSVPFFKTGKEMRERLNRDHPDPGAPD
- the sppA gene encoding signal peptide peptidase SppA, whose amino-acid sequence is MSLDSDIIVDRRRIRRKLTFWRVMAALIAIAAIASFALIATPGARGSFVSAGSIARVQIDGLIRSDSDRTQALERLENSQAAAVIVHINSPGGTTAGSEQLYDSLVRLKAKKPLVVVVEGLAASGGYITAIASDHIIAQQSSLVGSIGVLFQYPNVSELLKTIGVKVEEVKSSPLKAAPNGFEPTSPEARAALDALVKDSYAWFRGLVKDRRGMDDTQLEKVADGRVFTGRQAIDLKLVDQIGDEKTAVSWLVEHKSVKKGLPVRDYKLQPRFGDLPFLKTAAAVTLEALGLGSIAHQIGQTGVAQAVDRFGMDGMLALWQPATSN
- the rpsA gene encoding 30S ribosomal protein S1; this translates as MASTSADTYSPSRDDFAAMLDESFAGGNLQESSVVKGKVVAIEKDMAVIDVGLKTEGRVALREFSGPGRESDLKVGDEVEVFLDRIENALGEAVLSRDKARREESWGKLEKAFQNNEKVNGVIFNQVKGGFTVDLDGAVAFLPRSQVDIRPIRDVAPLMNNSQPFQILKMDRRRGNIVVSRRTVLEETRAEQRQELVQNLEEGQVIDGVVKNITDYGAFVDLGGIDGLLHVTDIAWRRVNHPTEVLSIGQTVKVKIIKINHETHRISLGMKQLLDDPWQGIEAKYPLGARFTGRVTNITDYGAFVELEPGIEGLIHVSEMSWTKKNMHPGKIVSTSQEVEVQVLEVDSVKRRISLGLKQTMRNPWEVFVEGHPTGSVVEGEVKNKTEFGLFLGLEGDVDGMVHLSDLDWKLPGEQVIDNYKKGDMVKAVVLDVDVEKERISLGIKQLEGDPFAEPGDVKKGAVVTCEVLEVKESGIEVKIAGTDFSTFIKRSELARDRNDQRAERFAVGEKVDARVIQFDKKARKVQVSIKALEVAEEKEAIAQYGSSDSGATLGDILGTALKNRDSK